In the Chroococcidiopsis sp. SAG 2025 genome, one interval contains:
- a CDS encoding transposase encodes MATRRITFRLYPNKTQEDKLHKARKLHKDLFNACLYHRKVEYEKFGRSVNYYDQQNILPLFKEYWVEYKELGSHALQATVKRVDFAYKRFFQKLGGRPKFKSSRDYRGWTYPCKAGWKASRKLRKKQAPNFKTRGATTEGTSATHPLKKVKASKRWRKAKDIVSRLQQKVTRVREDWQHKVAAQIVSRNSMVATEKLNLKGMTRKVKTSKGKKQKSGLNRSILDVGIGNLISLLKYKLEECQGIFVEVPTVKVAPSQTCPACGRKEKKDLSQRIHDCPCGCMLDRDVAAAQVMLAWALGTSVLSRGADSSTVVPANCGGFRQLAALRRQKPLPQPQGG; translated from the coding sequence ATGGCTACAAGAAGAATAACTTTTAGGCTTTACCCAAATAAAACTCAAGAAGATAAACTCCATAAGGCGCGAAAGCTTCATAAAGACTTGTTCAACGCTTGTCTTTACCACAGAAAAGTAGAGTACGAAAAGTTCGGTAGGTCAGTTAATTACTATGACCAACAAAACATTTTACCGCTCTTTAAAGAGTATTGGGTCGAGTATAAAGAACTCGGTAGTCACGCACTTCAGGCGACAGTAAAAAGAGTTGATTTTGCCTATAAACGATTTTTTCAAAAGTTAGGAGGAAGACCGAAGTTTAAGTCATCTCGTGACTACCGTGGTTGGACATATCCCTGTAAGGCTGGCTGGAAGGCTTCTAGAAAACTTAGGAAGAAGCAAGCTCCTAATTTCAAAACGCGGGGTGCTACAACGGAGGGAACCTCCGCAACGCACCCGCTCAAGAAAGTAAAAGCATCAAAACGATGGAGGAAAGCAAAGGATATCGTATCTAGACTACAACAAAAAGTGACAAGAGTTAGGGAAGATTGGCAACACAAAGTCGCGGCACAGATAGTCAGCCGTAATAGCATGGTTGCGACAGAAAAGCTAAATCTTAAGGGAATGACTCGTAAAGTAAAAACAAGCAAGGGCAAGAAACAAAAATCAGGACTAAATCGCTCTATTTTGGATGTAGGAATCGGGAATCTAATCTCGCTGCTCAAATACAAATTGGAGGAATGTCAAGGCATTTTTGTAGAAGTTCCTACAGTCAAAGTAGCACCTAGCCAGACTTGCCCTGCTTGTGGTCGCAAAGAAAAGAAAGATTTGAGTCAGCGGATTCATGATTGCCCTTGCGGTTGTATGCTAGACCGCGATGTGGCAGCAGCTCAAGTCATGTTGGCGTGGGCGTTGGGAACCAGCGTCCTTAGTCGTGGAGCAGACAGCTCTACCGTAGTCCCTGCAAATTGTGGAGGATTCCGGCAACTGGCTGCGTTGAGACGACAGAAACCGCTACCTCAGCCGCAAGGCGGGTAG
- a CDS encoding pirin family protein, translating to MITLRQSQERGHANHGWLDSYHTFSFANYYDPSHMGFRSLRVINEDRVQPGKGFGTHGHRDMEILTYVLEGALEHKDSIGNGAIVRPGEVQRMSAGTGIMHSEFNSSAIEPVHLLQIWILPDRQGLEPSYEQKAFSVAERQGKLRLIAAKDGRDGAVTIHQDVNLYSAILQPQDRVTYQLQPNRYAWLQVARGAVTLNGHSLNAGDGVATSAAELLEISSDRDAEILLFDLA from the coding sequence ATGATTACACTCAGACAAAGCCAAGAACGGGGACATGCGAATCATGGGTGGTTAGATAGCTATCACACCTTTTCATTTGCAAACTACTACGACCCCTCTCACATGGGGTTTCGATCGCTGCGAGTGATTAATGAAGATCGAGTCCAACCAGGAAAAGGGTTTGGAACTCACGGACATCGGGACATGGAAATTCTCACCTACGTCCTTGAAGGCGCGCTCGAACATAAAGATAGTATTGGTAATGGGGCGATCGTCCGACCTGGAGAAGTCCAGCGAATGAGTGCTGGAACGGGAATTATGCACAGCGAATTCAATTCTTCTGCTATCGAACCAGTTCACCTCTTACAAATTTGGATTCTGCCCGATCGCCAAGGCTTAGAGCCGAGTTACGAACAAAAAGCCTTTTCAGTTGCCGAAAGACAAGGAAAATTGCGCTTAATTGCCGCTAAAGATGGACGCGATGGTGCTGTGACAATTCATCAAGACGTGAATTTGTATTCAGCCATATTGCAACCGCAAGATCGGGTCACTTATCAATTGCAACCAAATCGTTATGCTTGGTTGCAAGTAGCGCGGGGTGCAGTGACGCTCAACGGTCATAGCTTGAACGCGGGAGATGGAGTAGCAACCAGCGCCGCTGAACTGTTAGAAATAAGTAGCGATCGCGATGCGGAAATCTTACTCTTCGATTTAGCGTAA
- a CDS encoding murein transglycosylase A, giving the protein MMKQTVALFTLVLAQSLSADVKGNASTRASTIDASAATVQLVPANIQQKSDRLGWDEQIWGQGKKGDRQALLKAIDNSLRYLRSPQAIAAYQQYPLREITRDRVWRSLVRFRQLVINSRSPEQLQAAVQQEFELYQFPAQDGKSEVLFTAYYEPIYHASRVKTAEYRYPLYRLPPDFASWTEPHPTRAELEGENGLLGAKSRLHGRELVWLRDRLEAFLVHIQGSARLHLTDGSIMTVGYAGKTEFPYTSIGKELIKDGKLPADGLTLPAVLQYFRQHPAELNTYLPRYRTFVFFQPTNNAAPHGYLGVPVTAERSIATDKSLTPPGALALIHTQIPYFDRQGQLEQRTVSRYVLNQDTGSAIKGASRVDYFMGTGDLAAKRAGVTVSNGQLYYLLLKGAGSREQGAGSS; this is encoded by the coding sequence ATGATGAAACAGACAGTAGCACTATTTACCTTAGTCCTGGCTCAATCACTGTCGGCAGACGTTAAAGGTAACGCTTCGACCCGCGCTTCTACAATTGATGCTAGCGCTGCCACAGTCCAGCTCGTACCTGCTAATATACAACAAAAATCCGATCGCTTGGGTTGGGACGAACAGATTTGGGGTCAAGGTAAAAAAGGCGATCGCCAAGCTTTACTCAAAGCGATCGATAACAGTTTGCGATATTTGCGATCGCCGCAAGCAATTGCAGCTTATCAACAGTATCCCCTACGCGAGATTACCCGCGATCGCGTCTGGCGTAGTTTAGTGCGATTTCGCCAGTTGGTTATTAACTCCCGCTCTCCAGAACAACTACAAGCCGCCGTCCAGCAAGAATTTGAACTGTATCAATTTCCGGCACAAGACGGTAAGAGTGAGGTACTATTTACTGCATACTACGAGCCGATCTATCATGCCAGCCGCGTTAAAACGGCTGAATATCGCTATCCTCTTTATCGACTCCCACCCGACTTTGCTTCGTGGACTGAACCCCATCCTACCAGAGCTGAATTAGAAGGCGAGAACGGTTTATTGGGAGCGAAGAGTCGGCTGCACGGACGAGAACTGGTTTGGTTGCGCGATCGCCTAGAAGCCTTTCTGGTTCACATTCAAGGCTCGGCACGCCTGCACCTGACAGATGGTAGCATCATGACTGTCGGTTATGCTGGAAAGACTGAGTTCCCTTATACCAGCATCGGCAAAGAACTGATTAAAGATGGCAAACTTCCCGCCGATGGGTTAACTCTACCTGCTGTGTTGCAATACTTTCGCCAACACCCGGCAGAATTAAACACCTATCTACCCCGCTACCGTACTTTTGTCTTTTTTCAACCCACCAACAACGCTGCACCTCACGGATACCTGGGAGTACCAGTCACAGCCGAGCGATCGATCGCCACAGATAAGTCACTTACGCCGCCTGGTGCTTTAGCGCTGATTCATACCCAAATTCCTTATTTCGATCGGCAAGGACAGCTAGAACAGCGTACTGTTAGCCGCTACGTCCTCAATCAAGACACGGGTAGCGCCATCAAAGGAGCGAGTAGAGTCGATTACTTTATGGGAACAGGCGATCTAGCAGCCAAACGCGCTGGAGTTACAGTCAGTAACGGACAACTTTATTATTTGTTGTTGAAGGGAGCAGGGAGCAGGGAGCAGGGAGCAGGGAGCAGTTAA
- the pyrF gene encoding orotidine-5'-phosphate decarboxylase, with product MLSDKIIVPLDVPTEAEAIALVDRLPQVSFWKVGLELFVSCGGGILSTLKQRQKRIFLDLKFHDIPNTVAGACRAAAAYGVDLVTIHATAGKDALSLAQQVAQEGAKTAGVAPPKLIAITVLTSLSARQLAFELKIPLELPEYALEMALLAREAGLDGAVCSPQEVEQLRQTCGDDFLLVCPGVRPSWAAKGDQTRSLTPAQAIQAGADYLVIGRPITAAANPEEAWERICQEIAA from the coding sequence ATGCTTTCAGACAAAATCATTGTTCCCCTAGACGTACCAACAGAAGCAGAGGCGATCGCGCTTGTGGATCGGTTGCCCCAGGTAAGCTTTTGGAAGGTAGGGTTAGAATTATTTGTTAGCTGTGGCGGTGGTATTCTCAGTACGTTGAAACAGCGGCAAAAGCGAATATTTCTAGACCTCAAGTTTCACGATATACCGAATACGGTAGCTGGGGCATGTCGAGCAGCAGCAGCGTATGGAGTCGATTTAGTTACGATTCATGCGACTGCTGGTAAAGATGCTTTGTCACTGGCTCAACAAGTGGCGCAGGAGGGAGCAAAGACGGCGGGTGTAGCACCACCAAAATTAATTGCGATTACTGTTTTAACGAGTCTTTCTGCCCGTCAGCTTGCCTTTGAGTTAAAAATTCCCCTGGAATTACCAGAATATGCCTTAGAGATGGCTTTACTAGCAAGAGAAGCAGGGTTAGATGGGGCTGTTTGTTCGCCGCAAGAGGTGGAACAGTTGCGGCAGACTTGCGGCGATGATTTTCTCTTAGTTTGTCCTGGGGTGCGTCCGAGTTGGGCAGCAAAAGGCGATCAAACGCGATCGCTTACGCCCGCGCAGGCAATTCAAGCAGGGGCAGATTATCTCGTCATCGGTCGTCCAATTACTGCTGCTGCCAATCCAGAAGAGGCGTGGGAACGGATTTGTCAGGAGATAGCGGCGTGA
- the tyrS gene encoding tyrosine--tRNA ligase has translation MSVTNLSSPRQELSSQLPTATPDPNWLRRGVSEIFPDQPDSSNPEESLEKLLKTTNRPLRVKFGIDPTGAEIHLGHSIPVRKLRAFQDAGHKAVLLIGDFTARIGDPTGRSEVRRQLSAAEVAENAKNYLDQVRPILDFAPDKLEVRYNSEWLSKLDLTKILELLSTMTVGQMLAKEGFAERYEKENPIYIHEFLYPLVQGYDSVALEADVELGGTDQKFNIAVGRDLQRHFGQKPQFGVLLPILIGTDGNQKMSKSLGNQVGLLEDPLLMYSKLEKTPDHLLKDYFELLTNLPLDELPETPRDRQKLLALEVVSQYHSKEAAQNAQKAAMSLVQGNTADTSAVPEFSLSQIKFPAKLFYVVSASGLCPTSSEARRQVQGGAVKLDGDRLNQVDLIFNSPDELDGKVLQVGKNKFVKLVK, from the coding sequence GTGAGTGTAACGAATTTATCATCCCCAAGGCAAGAGCTAAGCTCTCAATTACCCACCGCGACACCCGATCCAAATTGGCTACGGCGCGGTGTCAGCGAAATCTTTCCAGACCAGCCTGATTCTAGCAATCCTGAAGAAAGTCTGGAAAAATTGTTAAAAACGACAAATAGACCCTTGCGTGTCAAGTTCGGGATTGACCCCACTGGCGCTGAGATTCATCTAGGTCATAGTATTCCAGTCCGCAAGCTCAGAGCGTTTCAGGATGCCGGACATAAAGCGGTTTTGCTGATTGGCGATTTCACCGCTAGAATTGGTGACCCCACTGGCAGATCGGAAGTTCGCCGTCAATTGAGTGCGGCAGAAGTTGCCGAGAATGCTAAGAATTATTTAGATCAGGTACGTCCAATTTTAGATTTTGCTCCCGACAAGCTGGAAGTTCGTTACAACTCAGAATGGTTGTCAAAACTCGATTTGACCAAAATTCTAGAATTGTTGTCTACGATGACTGTCGGGCAAATGTTGGCAAAAGAAGGGTTTGCCGAACGTTACGAGAAAGAAAATCCCATTTACATCCACGAATTTCTCTATCCCTTGGTACAGGGATACGATTCTGTAGCGCTAGAAGCAGATGTAGAGTTGGGTGGAACAGACCAAAAATTTAACATTGCTGTAGGGCGAGATTTGCAAAGACATTTCGGACAAAAGCCGCAATTTGGCGTGCTGTTACCAATTTTGATTGGCACGGATGGCAACCAGAAAATGTCTAAGTCGCTGGGAAATCAAGTGGGACTGCTAGAAGACCCGCTATTGATGTATTCTAAGCTGGAAAAAACGCCAGACCATTTGCTAAAAGATTATTTCGAGCTATTGACAAATTTACCCTTAGATGAATTGCCGGAAACTCCCCGCGATCGCCAGAAGCTGCTTGCTTTAGAGGTTGTCAGTCAATACCACAGCAAAGAAGCCGCTCAAAACGCTCAAAAAGCAGCAATGTCACTGGTACAAGGCAATACAGCCGATACTTCAGCCGTACCAGAATTTTCGCTATCTCAAATCAAATTTCCGGCGAAATTGTTTTACGTTGTCAGCGCTAGTGGTTTGTGTCCGACTAGTTCTGAAGCCCGCAGGCAAGTTCAAGGTGGAGCAGTTAAACTGGATGGCGATCGCCTCAACCAAGTAGACCTAATCTTCAATTCTCCAGATGAATTGGATGGTAAAGTCTTACAGGTTGGCAAGAATAAATTTGTCAAACTAGTAAAGTGA
- a CDS encoding vWA domain-containing protein yields the protein MKIKTVCASLLLVLTPLSLAISGCDAEENNYVNNSDVTSTTQTTEIKTNLTRSDRSTELDPYAAEAYYQQLLAQYGENYQECLEPVSVNLDSVTNSNASEVDPTEKITKMKQQNKIFVLDASDSMRVFTGSGTTKFDIAKAAIARFVSTFPSTTQVGVNLFGNRSADATTDPTTVCAASETMYSLVQLSSLILAPANEPTSEAEFKPIYKPITASLSRLNDILSDRDGASNQNIIYLITDGADNCNGDAVAVARELHNSPAEITVNVVSLDENETTQQQLQAIAEAGGGEYFLARDANEFNTAFERTQEKIEAEKYTTIQLTENRPQPPTSANPNINQITACTTVKMNRELGQIISQVNRLSALQGTNLKYNNHVLARLKERQERITTWRDRLLANTGNPQIDLNLFRQELAQATQ from the coding sequence ATGAAAATCAAAACAGTTTGCGCTTCACTACTTTTAGTATTAACTCCTTTATCGCTTGCCATCAGCGGCTGCGATGCTGAAGAAAACAATTATGTAAATAATTCTGATGTAACTTCTACTACTCAAACTACAGAAATCAAGACAAACTTAACACGATCGGATCGATCTACCGAACTCGATCCGTATGCAGCAGAAGCCTACTATCAGCAGCTATTGGCACAATATGGGGAAAATTATCAAGAGTGTTTAGAGCCTGTATCAGTTAATCTCGATTCGGTTACGAACTCAAATGCTTCTGAGGTAGATCCCACAGAAAAAATTACTAAAATGAAGCAGCAGAATAAAATATTTGTGTTAGATGCTTCTGACTCTATGCGAGTGTTTACAGGTAGCGGTACTACAAAATTCGACATTGCTAAAGCTGCGATCGCTCGTTTTGTCAGTACATTTCCTTCTACAACTCAAGTTGGAGTTAATCTATTTGGCAATCGTAGCGCCGATGCAACAACAGATCCAACTACTGTATGTGCTGCTAGCGAAACTATGTATTCCCTAGTACAGTTGAGCAGCTTAATTTTAGCACCAGCCAACGAACCCACATCAGAGGCTGAATTTAAACCAATTTATAAACCAATAACGGCAAGTCTATCAAGATTAAACGATATTCTAAGCGATCGCGATGGTGCTAGCAATCAAAATATTATTTATTTAATTACTGATGGGGCAGACAATTGTAATGGTGATGCTGTAGCAGTAGCCAGAGAGCTACACAATTCTCCGGCAGAAATTACGGTAAATGTAGTTAGCTTAGATGAAAACGAAACCACGCAGCAGCAGTTGCAAGCCATAGCTGAAGCTGGCGGAGGTGAGTACTTTCTAGCGCGCGATGCCAATGAATTCAATACTGCTTTTGAACGGACACAAGAGAAAATCGAAGCAGAGAAATATACAACAATTCAATTAACAGAAAATCGACCTCAACCTCCTACAAGTGCTAATCCTAACATCAATCAGATTACAGCCTGTACTACAGTTAAAATGAATCGCGAGCTAGGTCAAATTATTAGTCAGGTTAATCGTCTATCTGCACTCCAAGGAACAAATCTTAAGTATAATAATCATGTTTTAGCCCGTTTGAAAGAAAGGCAAGAGCGGATTACAACATGGCGCGATCGCTTATTAGCTAATACTGGGAATCCTCAAATAGATTTAAATTTATTTCGGCAGGAATTGGCACAGGCAACGCAATAA
- a CDS encoding phosphatidylserine/phosphatidylglycerophosphate/cardiolipin synthase family protein encodes MRQKRLIRPQHLRTVKIASFVFLLVFGFVLFQIFKPKTHIEITQPLPQDSAIQVYFNQNQAASYQDPYRHFMRLGDNLEQQAIDAISQAQSSIDLAVMEFRLPLVAKALVAKQKAGVKVRIIIDSQYNKTLADYTSAEIARMKQHDRRAYEELKRYPIDALALLRSHGIEIKDDSDTANGKTRGSGLMHHKFLVVDNKTTIISSGNFTTSDLHGDFQVPASRGNPNNKVVIPNNPQISQALTDEFNYMWQGLFKSHKPRRQPLTILVGTGHVTLNFSPAHRTESLSMTSNGTISYFIKSVKKSVHVAVFVFSDREISDSLATVRDTGVEDIKILIDPDFYRQSYSKAYDAMGLCPTHRKKGFNNIKPWYRPINTVGFPKAITGDRGVHSKMAILDNRQVITGSHNWSEAANYSNDETLIIIDHPTVAAHYEREFDRLYRTAILGKASMPQAKPCR; translated from the coding sequence ATGAGACAGAAACGCTTAATTCGTCCCCAGCATTTACGAACAGTCAAAATAGCTTCATTTGTATTTTTACTAGTTTTTGGGTTTGTTTTATTTCAAATATTCAAACCCAAAACACACATAGAAATTACTCAACCGCTCCCTCAAGACTCTGCTATTCAAGTTTATTTTAATCAAAATCAAGCCGCTTCATATCAAGACCCTTATCGGCATTTTATGCGTCTAGGGGACAATTTAGAACAACAAGCGATCGATGCCATATCTCAAGCTCAATCGTCAATCGATCTAGCAGTGATGGAATTTCGACTCCCTCTGGTTGCAAAAGCACTCGTTGCTAAACAGAAAGCAGGTGTAAAAGTTAGAATAATAATTGATAGTCAATATAATAAAACTTTAGCAGATTATACTTCAGCGGAAATTGCTCGGATGAAGCAACACGATCGCCGAGCTTACGAAGAACTAAAACGATATCCAATCGATGCCTTAGCTTTGTTGCGATCGCATGGCATTGAAATTAAAGATGACAGCGATACTGCCAATGGTAAAACAAGAGGCAGTGGGTTAATGCACCACAAATTTTTAGTTGTAGATAATAAAACCACAATTATATCTAGCGGTAACTTTACAACTTCCGATTTGCATGGAGATTTTCAGGTTCCGGCAAGTCGAGGTAATCCAAATAATAAGGTCGTCATTCCCAACAATCCTCAAATTTCTCAAGCTTTAACAGATGAGTTTAATTATATGTGGCAGGGATTATTTAAATCTCATAAACCTCGCAGACAGCCTTTAACAATTTTAGTGGGAACGGGTCATGTTACGCTGAACTTTTCGCCCGCTCATCGTACCGAAAGCCTCAGCATGACTAGTAATGGTACAATTTCTTACTTTATCAAAAGTGTGAAAAAAAGTGTACATGTTGCCGTTTTCGTGTTTTCAGATCGAGAAATTAGCGATAGTTTAGCAACAGTACGCGATACAGGAGTAGAAGATATTAAAATCCTAATAGATCCAGATTTTTATCGACAATCTTACTCTAAAGCCTACGATGCAATGGGATTATGTCCGACTCATCGCAAAAAGGGTTTTAATAATATTAAACCTTGGTATCGTCCAATTAATACAGTTGGTTTTCCTAAAGCAATAACAGGCGATCGCGGCGTACATAGCAAAATGGCAATATTAGATAACAGACAGGTAATCACAGGTAGTCATAATTGGTCGGAAGCGGCAAATTACTCTAATGATGAAACCTTAATTATTATCGATCATCCCACAGTTGCAGCCCACTACGAACGGGAATTCGATCGCCTTTACCGCACGGCAATATTAGGAAAAGCGAGTATGCCTCAAGCAAAACCATGCCGTTAA
- a CDS encoding uracil-DNA glycosylase — MSSEDQLSLFASSDVVEPVAPPQLDLIPTDAKIPIPIGTYPSLVELAQHCNQCQRCELGATRHHAVVGRGHPQAPIMIIGEAPGQNEDETGLPFVGKAGQLLDKILDSVNLDTDKDIYSCNINKCRPPGNRTPTTDEVEACKPYLLEQIRLIDPKIILLTGATALKGLLGEKRAISKIRGTWLEWQGRLCMPIFHPAYLLRNQSREKGSPKWLMWQDIQEVRKKLDEIRQ; from the coding sequence ATGTCTAGCGAAGACCAACTCAGCTTATTTGCAAGTTCAGATGTCGTCGAACCAGTCGCACCGCCGCAACTGGATCTGATTCCTACAGATGCGAAAATTCCCATTCCCATAGGGACTTACCCCAGCCTAGTTGAATTGGCACAGCACTGCAATCAGTGCCAGCGCTGCGAACTAGGAGCAACGCGCCATCATGCCGTAGTTGGGCGAGGTCATCCCCAAGCCCCGATTATGATTATTGGCGAGGCACCAGGGCAAAACGAAGATGAGACAGGGTTGCCCTTCGTGGGGAAAGCTGGACAACTTTTAGACAAAATTCTAGATTCTGTAAATTTAGATACAGACAAAGATATATATAGCTGCAATATCAATAAATGCCGACCACCTGGGAATCGTACCCCCACAACTGATGAAGTAGAGGCTTGCAAGCCTTATTTGTTAGAACAAATTCGCCTAATCGATCCAAAAATTATTCTTTTAACTGGTGCAACAGCACTCAAAGGCTTGTTAGGCGAAAAAAGAGCGATATCTAAAATTCGTGGTACGTGGTTGGAGTGGCAAGGACGCTTGTGTATGCCCATCTTCCACCCTGCTTATTTGTTACGCAACCAATCTCGCGAAAAAGGTAGTCCTAAGTGGTTGATGTGGCAGGATATTCAAGAAGTGAGAAAAAAACTGGATGAGATTCGCCAGTAG
- a CDS encoding transglycosylase domain-containing protein codes for MSSSIAREKPRYSSPGWKFIKEVSQVTGGTLLAVIMLTSAIVAGGLVGLAISFRNLPDVRVLRNYIPSETSYFYDINGKVLASIHGEANREVIPLNKISPELKRAVLAIEDSHFYSHNGINISSVGRASIVNWQRGAVAEGGSTLTMQLVKNIFLTQQRRFSRKVAEAVLAIRLEQILSKDQILEMYLNQVYWGHNTYGVETAAQSYFGKSAADLNLAEAAMMAGIIQAPQNYSPFVSMKTAKQRQETVLNRMRSLGWITAEEDEKARETKITLGKIRSFQRSSMPFVTNTAAQELEREYGLEAVQKGGLRVQTTVDSRMQQIAEETVTKWHKTIRSQGVRADQMALVSVDPRTQFIKALVGGVDYQKSEFNRATQARRQPGSSFKPFVYYTAFASGKFTPNSVINDSPVSYRIPGGIWTPKNYDDSFNGSMPVRRSLEVSRNIPAVKLGSAVGLNKVVETCRILGINSPMEPVPSLPLGAIGVTPLEMASAYATIANYGWQSKPTIIARVTDSSGNVILDNSPKPQLVLEPWAAATLTDVMKGVITSGTGTAAQIGRPAAGKTGTTSSERDIWFVGFVPQLSTAVWVGNDNYRPVGKGATGGVFVAPIWRSFMSQALKNTPVENFRPPSQFDRPK; via the coding sequence GTGTCTTCTAGTATTGCCCGAGAAAAACCGAGATATTCATCACCTGGCTGGAAATTTATTAAAGAAGTCAGTCAGGTGACAGGCGGAACCCTTCTAGCAGTCATTATGTTGACTAGTGCCATTGTAGCTGGAGGGCTAGTCGGCTTAGCAATTAGCTTCCGCAACTTACCCGATGTCAGAGTCCTGCGTAACTATATTCCTTCTGAAACATCTTATTTTTATGACATAAACGGCAAAGTTCTTGCCAGCATTCACGGCGAAGCCAATCGCGAAGTCATACCTTTAAATAAAATCTCTCCAGAATTAAAACGAGCAGTCCTGGCGATCGAAGACAGTCATTTTTATTCCCACAACGGCATAAATATTAGTAGCGTCGGGCGTGCCTCAATCGTCAACTGGCAGCGCGGAGCAGTTGCAGAAGGCGGCTCGACACTGACGATGCAGCTCGTTAAAAATATTTTTCTGACGCAGCAGCGCCGATTTAGCCGCAAAGTTGCCGAAGCAGTCTTAGCCATTCGTTTAGAACAAATTCTCAGCAAAGACCAAATTTTAGAAATGTACCTCAATCAAGTGTATTGGGGACACAACACCTATGGTGTAGAAACAGCAGCCCAAAGCTATTTTGGCAAGTCAGCCGCAGATTTAAATTTGGCGGAAGCGGCGATGATGGCAGGAATCATTCAAGCACCGCAAAACTACAGCCCATTTGTCAGCATGAAAACGGCGAAACAACGCCAAGAAACTGTTTTGAACCGAATGCGAAGTTTGGGCTGGATTACGGCAGAGGAAGACGAGAAAGCAAGAGAAACGAAAATTACCCTTGGAAAAATTCGCTCGTTCCAACGTAGTAGTATGCCCTTCGTCACCAATACTGCGGCTCAAGAGTTAGAACGGGAATACGGACTAGAAGCCGTGCAAAAAGGTGGGCTGCGGGTGCAAACTACCGTTGATTCCAGAATGCAGCAGATCGCCGAAGAAACTGTCACGAAATGGCATAAAACCATTCGCTCTCAGGGAGTCCGCGCCGACCAAATGGCTTTGGTGTCAGTCGATCCGCGCACTCAATTTATTAAAGCATTGGTAGGTGGGGTAGATTATCAAAAAAGCGAATTTAACCGAGCGACTCAAGCTCGCCGCCAGCCAGGATCTTCTTTTAAGCCGTTTGTCTATTACACGGCATTTGCTTCAGGAAAATTTACGCCCAATAGTGTTATCAACGATAGTCCGGTCAGTTACCGCATCCCTGGAGGAATTTGGACTCCGAAAAATTACGATGACTCTTTCAACGGTTCCATGCCAGTGAGGCGATCGCTCGAAGTGTCGCGTAACATCCCCGCCGTGAAATTAGGTAGCGCTGTGGGTTTGAATAAGGTGGTCGAGACGTGCCGCATCTTAGGCATCAACAGCCCAATGGAACCAGTCCCATCTTTACCATTAGGAGCGATCGGTGTCACGCCTTTGGAAATGGCAAGCGCCTACGCGACAATTGCTAATTACGGTTGGCAGTCCAAACCAACTATTATTGCCCGCGTCACCGATAGTAGTGGTAACGTTATCCTCGATAACTCTCCCAAACCCCAACTCGTCTTAGAGCCTTGGGCAGCCGCTACCTTAACAGACGTGATGAAAGGGGTAATTACTAGCGGTACGGGAACCGCTGCTCAAATCGGTCGCCCTGCCGCAGGTAAGACGGGAACCACTTCCTCAGAAAGGGATATTTGGTTTGTTGGTTTCGTGCCTCAACTATCCACAGCGGTTTGGGTCGGCAACGACAACTACCGTCCTGTAGGTAAAGGTGCAACAGGTGGCGTATTCGTTGCCCCGATCTGGCGATCGTTCATGTCACAAGCCTTAAAAAATACTCCAGTCGAAAACTTCCGTCCCCCTTCTCAGTTCGATCGACCTAAATAA
- the tnpA gene encoding IS200/IS605 family transposase produces the protein MSVRKGSHSVFSVRLHFVFVTHYRRKVITAPMLERLREMFWQVCKTMDCELLEFSGEADHVHALVDFHPKNSISAVAGSLKSASARTMKKDFPEQVTKFYNGVSFWSNSYYVASSGGAPIEKLKEYIKSQDTPKV, from the coding sequence ATGTCCGTCAGAAAAGGTTCTCATAGTGTTTTTAGTGTGCGACTACACTTTGTTTTTGTGACTCACTATCGTAGAAAAGTGATAACCGCCCCAATGCTGGAGCGGCTGAGAGAAATGTTTTGGCAAGTCTGCAAAACAATGGACTGCGAACTTTTGGAATTTTCTGGGGAAGCCGACCACGTACACGCCCTGGTTGACTTCCATCCTAAAAACTCAATTTCGGCGGTGGCTGGTTCGCTTAAAAGTGCAAGTGCTAGAACAATGAAAAAAGATTTTCCAGAACAAGTAACAAAGTTCTATAATGGTGTTTCTTTCTGGTCTAATTCTTACTATGTTGCCTCTAGTGGTGGCGCACCAATCGAGAAGCTAAAAGAGTACATCAAATCTCAGGACACACCCAAGGTCTAA